A genomic region of Paroedura picta isolate Pp20150507F chromosome 4, Ppicta_v3.0, whole genome shotgun sequence contains the following coding sequences:
- the DAZAP1 gene encoding DAZ-associated protein 1 isoform X4, translating into MMQRSSGPEVEVKRAEPRDSKSQTPGPTGTSQWGSRIMPSAANGWAGQPPPTWQQGYGPQGMWVPAGQALGGYGPPPPGRGAPPPPPPFTSYIVSTPPGGFPPPQGFPQGYGTPPPFSFGYGAPPPPPDQFAPPGVPPPPATPGATPLAFPPPPPPSQPTQDMSKPPTGQPEFPYSQFGYGQDLSGFGQGFSDPSQQPPSYGGPSVPPSSGPPTGGSGFGRGQNHNVQGFHPYRR; encoded by the exons ATGATGCAGAGAAGCAGCGGCCCCGAG GTGGAGGTGAAGCGGGCCGAGCCACGAGATAGCAAAAGCCAGACTCCGGGGCCGACAGGCACCAGCCAGTGGGGAAGCCGGATCATGCCAAGTGCTGCCAATGGctgggcagggcagcctccaccTACCTGGCAGCAAGGCTATGGGCCTCAAG gtatgtgggtacCAGCAGGACAAGCACTCG GTGGGTATGGGCCCCCCCCGCCAGGCCGAGGAgcgccaccaccaccgccaccttTTACCTCATACATCGTCTCAACACCTCCAGGAGGATTCCCACCCCCACAGGGCTTCCCACAGGGATATGGCACTCCTCCACCCTTCA GCTTTGGATATGGTGCTCCGCCTCCGCCGCCTGACCAGTTTGCCCCTCCTGGCGTTCCTCCACCGCCCGCCACCCCTGGGGCAACACCACTAGCTTTCCCTCCGCCCCCACCACCATCTCAGCCAACTCAGGACATGAGCAAGCCACCGACCGGCCAACCAGAATTCCCCTATAGTCAGTTTG GGTATGGACAAGACTTGAGTGGTTTTGGACAAGGCTTCTCCGATCCCAGCCAGCAGCCCCCCTCCTATGGAGGCCCTTCTGTACCACCTTCAAGTGGGCCGCCCACAGGGGGCAGTGGTTTTGGCCGCGGACAGAACCATAATGTTCAAGGTTTTCACCCCTACCGACGCTAG
- the RPS15 gene encoding small ribosomal subunit protein uS19 produces the protein MAEVEQKKKRTFRKFTYRGVDLDQLLDMSYEQLMQLYSARQRRRLNRGLRRKQHSLLKRLRKAKKEAPPMEKPEVVKTHLRDMIILPEMVGSMVGVYNGKTFNQVEIKPEMIGHYLGEFSITYKPVKHGRPGIGATHSSRFIPLK, from the exons ATG GCGGAagtggaacagaagaagaagcgCACTTTCAGGAAGTTTACTTACCGAGGTGTTGACCTGGACCAGCTCCTTGACATGTCCTA TGAGCAGCTGATGCAGCTCTACAGCGCCCGCCAGCGCCGGCGTCTCAACCGTGGCTTGCGGCGCAAGCAGCACTCGCTCCTGAAGCGCCTCCGCAAGGCCAAGAAGGAGGCGCCCCCCATGGAGAAGCCCGAGGTGGTCAAGACTCACCTGCGTGACATGATCATCCTTCCGGAAATGGTGGGCAGCATGGTGGGCGTGTACAATGGGAAGACCTTCAACCAGGTGGAAATCAAG CCTGAGATGATTGGCCATTATTTGGGCGAATTTTCCATCACATACAAGCCTGTGAAGCACGGCCGACCTGGGATCGGGGCCACCCACTCCTCTCGGTTCATTCCTCTGAAATAA